A single window of Fervidicoccus fontis Kam940 DNA harbors:
- the cmr4 gene encoding type III-B CRISPR module RAMP protein Cmr4, producing the protein MGLNYNREKALLLLIRAITPLHVGVGEGEHVDLSVQRDEFGFPIIWGTSLKGAIKSQFNRIYGKDEKFIKELFGDDEKPSKLRVLDARLFLIPARTYKKVWTYVTSKQVIERLEPYAELAGFKLDTGVESKGSSTVGNAGAHEPIEKVDVIVNKDYLLEDGKITLNEIFDLTAKSNPTEFNMINTLINKISSIKNEKIEKLIKRIEERGICLVTDEESKSRAIINKSIVIQYRIRLKGDEKVVKEGGLWSEELLPSETLMLSALVVNESDLSKLKNLVEKNPFYLFIGGKESVGRGLAEIYLLDI; encoded by the coding sequence ATGGGATTAAATTATAATAGGGAAAAGGCCCTTCTCCTATTAATAAGGGCCATTACGCCTTTGCATGTAGGAGTCGGTGAAGGAGAGCACGTCGATCTCTCAGTGCAGAGAGACGAGTTCGGCTTCCCCATCATATGGGGAACTAGCCTGAAGGGAGCGATAAAATCGCAGTTCAACAGGATATATGGCAAAGATGAAAAATTCATCAAAGAGCTGTTTGGTGATGATGAAAAACCTTCGAAATTGAGGGTTCTGGATGCGAGGCTTTTTCTCATACCTGCGAGGACCTATAAAAAAGTCTGGACATACGTTACTTCAAAGCAAGTTATTGAGAGGCTCGAGCCATACGCAGAGCTCGCAGGGTTCAAGTTAGATACGGGAGTAGAGTCTAAAGGGTCTAGCACTGTGGGAAATGCTGGAGCTCATGAACCCATCGAGAAAGTTGATGTGATAGTCAATAAAGATTATCTTCTGGAAGATGGAAAAATCACATTGAACGAAATCTTTGACCTCACCGCAAAGAGTAATCCAACGGAATTCAATATGATCAATACACTCATAAATAAGATATCTTCGATAAAGAACGAAAAAATTGAGAAACTAATCAAAAGGATAGAAGAAAGAGGCATCTGTCTCGTCACTGACGAGGAATCGAAGAGCAGGGCGATAATAAACAAAAGCATAGTAATACAGTACAGGATTCGGTTAAAAGGTGATGAAAAGGTGGTGAAGGAGGGTGGCCTGTGGAGCGAGGAGCTTCTGCCATCTGAGACCCTCATGCTATCAGCATTGGTCGTAAATGAGAGCGACCTGAGCAAACTCAAAAATTTGGTGGAGAAGAATCCATTCTACCTTTTCATCGGCGGTAAGGAGTCTGTGGGAAGAGGACTGGCTGAAATCTATCTGCTTGATATTTAA
- the cas10 gene encoding type III-B CRISPR-associated protein Cas10/Cmr2, which yields MEENNSKGNHLNIFYKLKAKLLFHDPPHKMVVLKEGHERIGKVLQDEVLSSFAKGSIGDEERLKRNADRLASSFDRLILHGVEKFHEGGYLDYYRLHNIFKPDESIELKFPDRKTMDELVQRWAEELNKAVSMAAGNPQDRKSTWLAYSTLFALYEIKWYELGLPPSLADTRFPTHTVFDHLYATASASNFFYDNNGVTDVPKGFVVSVDIPGVQSFISHSRKLGDFWAASWIISNLSWRTVWRAIKAFGPDVLISPSPRLNPYLLVSLSNEAEKLGKQDLKKKNLVDILKKSTNELMKMISPYESFSGNDLFELAEITPMIPEKIRFILPKMFYIEDKDGSVKYIEREEDVADLVKVWFREAWKEILEEAGFYSNGDRMKKALREMIKQFGEKVIEEPPFYPRIKVVNVDEVNKNLNKYLEKIGWKVEGGQSSALLSKEGEISPLLWNVLIFLLDKSPTYRLDPIPKAFWVLDDNGDSIVPVYDSDKVDVDKMKFKSWVQCSLCGEEPAIKLGKEFKNDVAKYKEEDLEKILEITGVSRSELEDLPSIIKPGEALGPYCLLRRLLYLEKREKLGFESTDRLVLRSLDLFIKEFDLREKLLQNFIKVVEDQREGVKTNVQLDNDKIREALSLVFSETFSHLGKERYEGFEKAANKLGIDEEEKFINMLEDALRNLKEELKKEKFLANEEDMGKLAEMVSKHFGKDLGRLFEEYLNREENKDEENEKDVRLDRALSLFEAMLRLRRYYAILRMDGDFIGRIVSGKLPLYSEMFTDDGKMRTMKLSEYVKMLYDSMKKNASGEQRVKIEEVEKKAMENAEILEKTIKIREGMHSQYKEFEGIIVSPSYYMHISTSLMLQALRDTMLIRMNEGFPIYAGGDDLNALLPIETSIKAVAELRKSFWYWNEGKDRFAILRIRGDQREESEKDYNLPLREASIPVSSLLPTGRSASLRFAKIKDLTGEEIAEAGELLENEAKESSWSLNGKRVAKDTIVMSDSSDKNISLLPFSLRKDRDIELVIDEVHVGALGRLWMLRLLGMLSGNLPEDAFDQVPSELWNPDNDKKRNALKKLNGYVFKRNISTKRKDEMVNELMRSLEDANAFTAVNSKATEGMVGDSYENLALLYHIFKSIKIMRDLPK from the coding sequence ATGGAAGAGAACAATTCGAAAGGGAACCATCTGAACATTTTCTACAAGCTCAAAGCGAAGCTCCTGTTCCATGATCCCCCTCATAAGATGGTTGTGCTCAAGGAGGGGCATGAAAGGATAGGGAAAGTGCTCCAAGATGAAGTCTTGAGCAGCTTCGCCAAGGGGAGCATTGGAGATGAGGAAAGGCTCAAGCGAAATGCGGACCGGCTGGCTAGCTCTTTCGACAGACTCATCCTCCATGGGGTCGAGAAATTCCATGAGGGAGGATATCTCGATTACTACAGGCTCCATAATATTTTCAAGCCAGACGAGAGCATAGAGCTGAAATTCCCCGACAGAAAAACGATGGATGAACTTGTCCAAAGATGGGCCGAAGAGCTCAATAAAGCAGTTTCCATGGCAGCGGGTAATCCACAAGATAGGAAATCAACTTGGCTCGCATATTCAACTCTATTTGCTCTGTACGAAATAAAGTGGTACGAATTGGGGTTACCTCCCAGCTTAGCGGATACGAGGTTCCCCACGCACACGGTCTTCGACCACCTCTACGCAACGGCATCCGCATCGAACTTCTTCTACGATAACAATGGAGTAACGGATGTCCCAAAGGGCTTCGTGGTTTCCGTCGATATCCCAGGAGTTCAGAGCTTTATCTCTCATTCGAGGAAGCTCGGAGATTTTTGGGCTGCGAGCTGGATTATATCAAACCTATCCTGGAGGACGGTATGGAGGGCTATAAAGGCATTTGGTCCTGATGTACTGATATCTCCTTCACCTAGGCTGAATCCCTACTTGCTCGTCAGTTTATCTAATGAGGCCGAGAAACTGGGAAAACAAGATCTGAAGAAGAAAAACCTGGTCGACATTTTAAAGAAATCTACAAACGAGCTCATGAAAATGATATCACCATATGAATCTTTCAGTGGCAACGATCTGTTCGAACTAGCTGAGATCACCCCAATGATACCCGAGAAGATCAGGTTCATCCTCCCGAAGATGTTTTACATAGAGGACAAAGATGGAAGCGTAAAATACATAGAGAGAGAGGAGGACGTTGCTGACCTCGTCAAGGTTTGGTTCAGGGAAGCCTGGAAAGAAATACTGGAAGAAGCGGGCTTCTACTCCAATGGAGATAGGATGAAGAAAGCTCTGAGGGAGATGATAAAGCAGTTTGGGGAAAAAGTTATTGAAGAACCCCCATTCTACCCAAGAATAAAAGTCGTCAATGTCGATGAGGTCAACAAGAACTTAAATAAGTATTTGGAAAAAATCGGCTGGAAGGTCGAAGGAGGTCAGAGCTCAGCTCTTCTCAGCAAGGAAGGGGAGATCAGCCCCCTCCTTTGGAACGTCCTGATCTTCCTATTGGACAAGAGCCCAACCTACAGGCTAGATCCCATCCCGAAAGCATTCTGGGTCCTCGATGATAATGGTGATTCCATAGTTCCAGTTTACGATTCTGATAAAGTAGATGTTGATAAGATGAAGTTCAAGAGCTGGGTCCAGTGCTCCCTCTGTGGTGAGGAGCCGGCCATAAAGCTGGGCAAAGAATTCAAGAATGACGTTGCTAAATATAAAGAAGAAGATCTCGAGAAAATTCTCGAGATCACTGGAGTTTCCAGGAGCGAACTGGAAGATCTCCCTTCAATCATTAAGCCAGGCGAGGCGCTAGGTCCTTACTGCCTTTTGAGAAGGCTGCTCTACTTAGAAAAAAGAGAAAAACTTGGATTCGAGTCCACGGATAGGTTGGTCCTAAGATCACTAGATCTGTTCATAAAGGAGTTCGATTTAAGGGAAAAACTGCTGCAGAACTTCATCAAAGTCGTTGAAGATCAGAGAGAGGGGGTAAAAACAAACGTCCAGTTGGATAACGATAAAATTAGGGAGGCTCTTTCCCTCGTTTTTTCTGAGACTTTCTCCCATTTGGGGAAAGAGAGGTATGAAGGCTTCGAGAAAGCAGCCAATAAACTTGGAATAGATGAAGAGGAGAAGTTCATAAATATGCTAGAAGATGCTCTGAGGAATCTTAAAGAAGAGCTCAAGAAGGAGAAGTTTCTCGCTAATGAAGAGGACATGGGCAAACTCGCTGAAATGGTCTCAAAACACTTTGGAAAGGACCTCGGAAGGCTATTTGAAGAATACCTGAATCGTGAGGAGAATAAGGATGAGGAGAATGAGAAAGATGTGCGGTTGGATAGAGCCCTCTCGCTCTTCGAGGCGATGCTGAGGCTGAGGAGATACTATGCCATACTTAGAATGGACGGCGACTTCATAGGAAGAATCGTCTCTGGCAAGCTCCCCCTCTACTCTGAGATGTTCACCGATGATGGAAAGATGAGAACGATGAAGCTGAGCGAGTACGTCAAGATGCTATATGACAGCATGAAGAAAAACGCTTCGGGAGAGCAGAGAGTGAAAATAGAGGAAGTTGAGAAGAAGGCGATGGAAAACGCTGAAATCCTAGAGAAAACCATCAAGATCAGGGAAGGCATGCATTCTCAATACAAAGAATTTGAGGGCATCATAGTCTCTCCAAGCTACTACATGCACATATCCACATCTCTGATGCTCCAGGCCTTGAGAGATACTATGCTCATCAGGATGAATGAGGGCTTCCCAATTTACGCTGGAGGAGATGACCTCAATGCCCTGCTTCCAATTGAGACATCTATCAAGGCAGTAGCTGAGCTCAGAAAATCCTTCTGGTACTGGAATGAAGGGAAAGATAGATTCGCTATCTTGAGAATCAGAGGAGACCAGAGAGAGGAAAGCGAGAAGGACTACAATTTACCATTACGGGAAGCTTCGATCCCTGTCTCATCTCTCTTGCCTACGGGAAGGAGCGCCTCCTTGAGGTTCGCTAAGATAAAGGACTTAACGGGAGAGGAAATAGCAGAGGCAGGGGAGCTCTTAGAAAATGAAGCCAAAGAGAGCTCATGGAGCTTGAACGGCAAGAGGGTGGCGAAGGACACCATCGTGATGAGTGACAGCTCCGATAAGAACATATCTCTCCTCCCGTTTTCGTTGAGGAAAGATAGAGATATAGAGCTCGTCATCGATGAAGTCCATGTTGGAGCATTGGGGAGGCTGTGGATGCTGAGGCTACTCGGAATGCTCTCAGGTAACCTCCCCGAAGACGCCTTCGACCAAGTTCCATCGGAATTATGGAACCCCGATAATGATAAGAAAAGAAATGCTCTGAAAAAGCTCAACGGATACGTGTTCAAGAGGAATATCTCAACCAAGAGAAAAGATGAAATGGTCAATGAACTGATGCGATCGCTCGAAGATGCGAATGCTTTCACCGCTGTTAACTCTAAGGCAACGGAAGGTATGGTTGGGGATTCATATGAGAACCTCGCCCTTCTCTATCACATATTCAAATCGATAAAAATCATGAGGGATCTGCCAAAATGA
- a CDS encoding RAMP superfamily CRISPR-associated protein, with product MIEEILRLKVTNFTPLLVGWYEPNIVDPIGLRPTELKGIWRWWARAFACGVLYDRGCNPLPSDLVKIVGKDLGLGYAGVNIGGKSAMPSKYIIRVNETFEPTNFKKASINKTDLKELQRIVLLLGGRPESLEPNNAEKVILKRRGKGGVERTLELYLPQSRFYTISLFSTESDSNKKAAAVLSFLSAIMLMGIGKGGRRGLGSLDIIEIEKQPEINGKRINELSLKVEDLVDKTYEHFRNLDSIKDPQCTKKSIDKNLPNFPCLSKNHEDITSIYHVEARDESKKAFDVFKDLHNLFNLSMRSRERNFPKICSNLKEYDWFLGIPRKGKYKEEKEGGKSEEWRRPSPVILSAHDNKIFGNGAFLTVLASADWPDIMINGKQIDSQQIGDAKKTFENCLKAYCSTKYKITRIWPRRLK from the coding sequence TTGATAGAGGAGATACTGAGGCTGAAGGTCACAAACTTTACCCCTCTCTTAGTGGGCTGGTATGAACCGAACATAGTGGATCCGATTGGATTGAGACCAACTGAGCTCAAAGGTATATGGCGCTGGTGGGCTAGAGCCTTTGCCTGTGGTGTTTTATATGATAGAGGCTGCAACCCTTTACCTTCTGATCTCGTTAAAATCGTTGGAAAGGATCTTGGGCTTGGATATGCTGGGGTAAACATAGGTGGTAAAAGCGCCATGCCTTCGAAGTACATTATAAGAGTAAATGAAACTTTTGAACCTACGAATTTCAAAAAGGCGAGTATAAATAAAACGGATTTAAAGGAGCTTCAGAGGATCGTGTTACTTTTGGGTGGTAGGCCTGAGAGTCTAGAACCTAATAATGCGGAAAAAGTGATCTTAAAGAGAAGGGGGAAAGGTGGGGTTGAGAGGACTTTAGAACTATATTTACCGCAGTCTAGATTTTACACTATTTCTTTATTTTCTACAGAAAGTGATTCTAATAAAAAAGCGGCAGCGGTACTATCTTTCTTATCAGCCATTATGTTAATGGGGATAGGTAAGGGAGGAAGAAGAGGTCTTGGTAGCCTCGATATTATAGAAATAGAGAAACAGCCTGAAATAAATGGAAAGAGAATAAATGAACTTAGTTTGAAGGTTGAGGATTTAGTAGATAAGACCTACGAACATTTCAGAAATCTGGATTCAATTAAAGATCCTCAATGCACGAAAAAATCAATAGATAAAAACCTTCCGAACTTCCCTTGCCTCTCAAAAAATCACGAGGATATTACCTCAATTTATCATGTTGAGGCTAGGGATGAGAGTAAGAAGGCTTTTGATGTATTTAAGGATCTCCATAATTTATTCAATTTGAGTATGAGGTCACGAGAAAGAAACTTCCCTAAAATATGTTCTAATTTAAAGGAATACGATTGGTTCCTGGGGATACCACGAAAAGGGAAATATAAAGAAGAGAAGGAAGGAGGGAAATCTGAAGAATGGAGAAGACCATCCCCGGTCATATTATCAGCTCACGATAACAAGATATTTGGAAATGGTGCATTCTTGACGGTTCTCGCATCAGCTGACTGGCCTGATATCATGATAAATGGGAAACAAATCGATTCGCAGCAGATTGGGGATGCTAAAAAAACATTCGAGAATTGCTTGAAAGCCTACTGTTCGACTAAATACAAAATAACAAGGATCTGGCCACGGAGGTTGAAATAA
- the cmr5 gene encoding type III-B CRISPR module-associated protein Cmr5, which yields MGNAYELKDPNVRLMEELIEIFDYLSKVAESKDKDVKEYLKALRSRARDAPTEIFTSGLALFTVTYLAKSKDCFPKMANELSKSPDRDILLKNLEKKLIVTDDGQEKKCESPDFGYGSYLLILMYLLKRQRIVGENTNLKDFLKMASSYPPLSEKALIISELIKRFSEAYLPEPESEQH from the coding sequence ATGGGTAATGCATACGAGCTGAAAGACCCAAATGTGAGGTTGATGGAGGAGCTCATCGAGATATTCGACTACCTCAGTAAAGTCGCTGAAAGCAAAGATAAAGATGTTAAGGAATACTTGAAGGCCCTGAGGTCTAGGGCTAGGGACGCTCCCACCGAAATCTTCACCAGCGGACTAGCTCTATTCACTGTGACATACTTAGCGAAATCTAAGGATTGCTTTCCCAAAATGGCTAATGAACTATCGAAAAGCCCAGATAGGGATATATTGTTGAAGAATCTAGAAAAAAAATTAATTGTTACTGATGATGGGCAGGAGAAAAAATGTGAGTCGCCGGATTTTGGGTATGGAAGCTATTTGCTCATACTCATGTATCTATTAAAAAGGCAGAGAATCGTTGGAGAGAACACGAATCTTAAGGATTTCTTGAAGATGGCATCGTCTTATCCCCCGCTTTCTGAGAAAGCCCTCATAATATCTGAGCTCATAAAGAGGTTCTCAGAAGCATATCTACCGGAACCGGAGAGTGAACAGCATTGA